One genomic segment of Chitinophaga sancti includes these proteins:
- a CDS encoding SNF2-related protein — MSLPQLLKYVYNNGTDEVIRRGKRIFANGGVELIEADPILKSATFRVKSDTHANYYRVSINKYHETSNMSVRCQCPYNLGDICRHEAAAMFQLQEMLDKNQFESFGTSYSQQHTLVKIKSIDIKALKLLTSNDLFMEAEKLAKQSKAIKVQSAKDEKVEAIVKDNGTEYPVILQRNEERFFDTSCTCDESEHAICKHKTALFLNLLNTQGPYYFDSLRNWDKEKNKLLALYGYSLSDDLDGKFTFSYMEGKPFLRVLDPSIKRVDGLNAGRQPAPPPPTETAAVITHRLGIVFNANESLYPFFRIDLVSGEVNDEGDAFVSLVNRLDLTKYVDFYQYKEPDRDLITPIRKVQGTEVSKFLSKNSPFAGIWENITHDNNESALPTETKELMLEYLHPKLAKLFPQIAAHGLLFLLPNRQPFKTRNLQIVQLAGERVQPIFKTHAGKDAIEITCHVSIQGELMSVSDNEWDSPILFLKNGVLYLFENPQDALHVELFREQGRLRIPAGEWGTYLKDYLLPLSKQYNIQFDHTLLAEVDDVVPEARVFLREVGETFIIQPGFAYHGQEVEWNDDSKITVQEGNKVLIIHRNKEAEQQFVEKLSALHTSFSSPTNNNYFFLRAKEALKNNWFFLFFDALKEMNVRVFGFENLKNFKFSAYKPVTNLQISSGIDWFDAQIEVLYGDQKVSIRDIKHALNNKQNYVQLADGSLGLLPEEWLKKYSLLFKIGEEKDKGALKLSKYNFSVIDELYEFIDDEAILMELESKRRKLLQFDEIRNIDLPHNLHATLRPYQESGFQWLNYLDEVKWGGILADDMGLGKTIQALTFIQHYKNKNDDKCMALVVCPTTLIYNWENEIRKFTPSMKYHIHHGPARLKDAETLQKFDILITTYGTLRSDITLLMKLALDYVVLDESQAIKNPQSKVTKAAQLLNTRNKLALSGTPMQNNTFDIYAQMNFLNPGMLGSVDFFRNEFATPIDKFQDEERKDHLRKLIYPFILRRTKEQVAKDLPEKIETVIFCEMDAEQRHIYDAYRNSYRSKILGVIEDQGMERSQLTILQGLMKLRQICDSPAILNETEQYPNHSVKLHELTREMSENISNHKVLIFSQFLGMLGLIREKLQHMKVQFEYFDGSTSTSERERAIQNFQNNEECRVFLISLKAGGVGLNLTAADYVYIVDPWWNPAVEQQAIDRTHRIGQTKNIFAYRMICKDTVEEKILQLQERKKSLVKEIIADDSGFIKKLTKEDVLYLFS; from the coding sequence ATGTCGCTACCCCAGTTGCTCAAATATGTGTACAATAACGGAACCGATGAGGTGATCCGCAGGGGGAAACGCATATTTGCTAATGGTGGTGTGGAATTGATTGAGGCAGACCCTATCCTGAAATCGGCCACCTTTCGGGTGAAGAGCGATACCCATGCTAACTACTACCGCGTTTCCATCAATAAATATCACGAGACCAGCAACATGTCTGTGCGCTGTCAATGTCCCTACAACCTGGGAGACATTTGCCGTCATGAGGCTGCTGCCATGTTCCAGTTGCAGGAAATGCTGGACAAGAACCAGTTTGAAAGTTTTGGAACTTCATATAGCCAGCAGCATACGCTGGTAAAAATTAAGTCGATTGATATAAAGGCCCTGAAGCTCCTCACCTCCAATGACCTGTTCATGGAAGCGGAAAAACTGGCCAAACAGAGCAAAGCCATCAAAGTTCAGTCAGCAAAAGATGAGAAAGTAGAGGCGATTGTGAAAGACAACGGTACCGAATACCCTGTTATTCTGCAGCGGAACGAGGAGCGTTTTTTTGATACCAGTTGTACCTGCGATGAGTCGGAACATGCGATCTGTAAGCATAAAACCGCCCTGTTCCTGAACCTGCTGAACACACAGGGGCCTTACTACTTTGATAGTCTGCGTAACTGGGATAAGGAGAAAAACAAACTGCTTGCACTATATGGTTACTCTCTCAGTGATGACCTGGATGGTAAATTCACCTTCTCTTATATGGAAGGAAAACCGTTCCTGCGGGTATTGGATCCGAGTATCAAAAGAGTAGATGGACTGAATGCCGGCCGTCAGCCAGCACCGCCCCCTCCTACTGAAACGGCGGCTGTGATCACTCACAGACTGGGTATTGTATTCAATGCCAACGAGTCGTTGTACCCTTTCTTCAGGATTGACCTGGTGAGCGGAGAAGTGAACGATGAGGGAGATGCGTTTGTATCGCTGGTGAATAGGCTGGACCTGACCAAGTACGTTGATTTTTACCAATATAAAGAACCTGATCGCGACCTCATCACCCCTATCCGTAAGGTGCAGGGTACGGAAGTGAGCAAGTTCCTGAGCAAGAATTCCCCTTTTGCGGGCATATGGGAAAACATCACCCACGACAATAACGAGTCGGCCCTGCCTACGGAAACCAAAGAGCTGATGCTGGAATACCTGCATCCCAAGCTTGCCAAATTGTTTCCGCAGATAGCAGCCCATGGCTTATTGTTCCTGTTGCCCAACCGTCAGCCATTTAAAACCAGGAACCTTCAGATCGTACAGCTGGCGGGGGAAAGGGTGCAACCCATCTTCAAGACACATGCAGGCAAGGATGCCATCGAGATCACCTGCCATGTATCTATACAGGGGGAATTGATGAGTGTATCGGACAATGAATGGGACAGCCCGATCCTGTTTCTGAAAAATGGCGTATTGTACCTGTTCGAAAATCCACAGGATGCACTGCACGTAGAACTGTTCCGCGAACAGGGCCGCCTGCGCATTCCGGCTGGTGAATGGGGTACTTATCTGAAAGATTACCTGTTGCCACTGAGCAAACAGTATAATATACAATTTGATCATACCCTGCTGGCAGAAGTAGATGATGTGGTGCCTGAGGCCAGGGTATTCCTGCGTGAAGTGGGGGAAACGTTCATTATCCAGCCGGGCTTCGCCTATCATGGGCAGGAAGTGGAGTGGAATGATGATTCGAAAATCACCGTGCAGGAAGGGAACAAGGTGCTGATCATTCACCGGAATAAAGAGGCGGAGCAGCAGTTCGTAGAAAAGCTGTCTGCCCTGCATACCAGCTTCTCCTCACCTACCAATAACAACTATTTCTTCCTGAGAGCAAAAGAAGCGCTGAAGAACAACTGGTTCTTCCTCTTCTTCGATGCCCTGAAGGAAATGAATGTACGTGTGTTTGGGTTTGAGAACCTGAAGAACTTTAAATTCAGTGCCTACAAACCGGTTACCAACTTACAGATCAGCTCTGGCATCGACTGGTTCGATGCCCAGATCGAAGTATTGTATGGTGATCAGAAAGTAAGCATCCGTGATATCAAGCACGCGCTGAACAACAAACAGAACTATGTACAACTGGCAGATGGCTCTCTGGGGCTGCTGCCGGAAGAATGGCTGAAGAAATATTCCCTGCTCTTCAAGATCGGGGAAGAAAAAGATAAGGGTGCGCTGAAACTGAGCAAGTACAACTTCAGCGTGATTGATGAACTCTATGAGTTTATTGATGACGAAGCGATCCTGATGGAGTTGGAATCCAAGCGTAGAAAGCTGTTGCAGTTCGACGAGATCCGCAACATCGACCTGCCTCACAACCTCCATGCGACCCTCCGTCCATACCAGGAGAGCGGGTTCCAGTGGCTGAACTACCTCGACGAAGTGAAGTGGGGCGGTATTCTGGCAGATGACATGGGTCTTGGTAAGACCATTCAGGCGCTGACCTTTATACAGCACTACAAGAACAAAAACGACGATAAGTGCATGGCGCTGGTAGTATGTCCTACTACGCTGATCTATAACTGGGAAAATGAAATCAGGAAGTTTACCCCTTCCATGAAATATCATATACATCATGGCCCTGCCCGGCTGAAGGATGCAGAAACGTTACAAAAATTCGATATCCTGATCACCACCTATGGTACCCTGCGCAGTGACATTACATTGCTGATGAAACTGGCGCTGGACTATGTAGTACTGGATGAATCGCAGGCTATCAAGAACCCGCAAAGTAAGGTGACCAAGGCTGCACAACTGCTCAATACCCGCAACAAGCTGGCGCTGAGTGGTACCCCGATGCAGAACAACACATTTGATATATATGCCCAGATGAACTTCCTGAACCCGGGAATGCTGGGTAGTGTAGACTTCTTCCGCAATGAATTTGCCACACCGATTGACAAGTTCCAGGACGAAGAGCGCAAGGATCACCTGCGTAAACTGATCTATCCTTTCATATTGCGCCGTACTAAGGAGCAGGTAGCAAAGGATCTGCCTGAGAAGATTGAGACCGTGATCTTCTGTGAAATGGATGCGGAGCAAAGGCATATTTATGATGCATACCGCAACTCTTATCGTAGCAAGATCCTGGGGGTAATAGAAGATCAGGGTATGGAGCGTTCACAGCTTACCATTCTGCAAGGTCTGATGAAACTGCGCCAGATCTGTGACTCCCCTGCTATCCTCAATGAGACAGAGCAGTATCCAAATCACTCCGTGAAGCTACATGAGCTGACCCGCGAAATGTCAGAGAACATCAGTAACCACAAGGTGCTGATCTTCTCCCAGTTCCTCGGAATGCTGGGCCTGATCAGGGAAAAGCTGCAGCACATGAAAGTACAGTTTGAGTATTTTGATGGTAGCACCAGTACCAGCGAGCGTGAAAGGGCGATCCAGAATTTCCAGAACAATGAAGAATGCCGTGTATTCCTCATCTCCCTCAAAGCGGGTGGTGTGGGTCTGAACCTCACAGCGGCAGACTATGTATATATAGTAGACCCATGGTGGAACCCGGCTGTAGAGCAACAGGCAATAGACCGTACGCACCGTATTGGGCAAACGAAAAACATCTTTGCCTACCGCATGATCTGTAAGGATACCGTAGAGGAAAAAATCCTTCAGCTGCAGGAGCGTAAGAAATCACTGGTAAAGGAAATCATTGCTGACGATAGCGGCTTTATCAAGAAGCTGACGAAGGAAGATGTATTGTACCTCTTCAGTTAG
- a CDS encoding SRPBCC family protein: MPTIHLTTVIRAPMDRVFDLSRSITLHKRSMSHLQEDAIKGRVNGLIEADETVTWQAKHLGKIRQLTTRITEMRPKEYFCDEMVDGDFTYMKHEHHFKQIENATIAIDVFEYGTPYGRLGRWFEKLYLNKYMTQLLKMRNDVIKDYAESEKWRVILD, translated from the coding sequence ATGCCTACCATTCATCTAACTACTGTAATTCGTGCTCCAATGGACAGGGTTTTTGACCTGAGCCGGAGTATCACCCTGCATAAGCGCAGTATGTCGCACCTGCAGGAAGACGCGATAAAAGGCCGTGTAAACGGTTTGATTGAAGCTGACGAAACAGTGACCTGGCAAGCTAAACATTTGGGTAAAATCAGACAGCTGACCACCCGCATTACAGAGATGCGTCCTAAAGAGTATTTCTGTGACGAGATGGTAGACGGAGACTTTACCTACATGAAGCATGAACATCATTTTAAGCAAATCGAGAATGCTACGATTGCTATTGATGTATTTGAATATGGCACCCCTTACGGGCGTCTGGGCAGATGGTTTGAGAAGTTGTATCTGAACAAGTACATGACGCAGTTGCTGAAGATGCGTAATGATGTCATCAAGGACTACGCGGAGAGCGAAAAATGGAGAGTAATACTAGATTGA
- the gcvT gene encoding glycine cleavage system aminomethyltransferase GcvT: protein MKNTPFTNKHIALGAKMAAFAGYNMPISYTGINDEHLAVRTNAGVFDVSHMGEFMLKGEHALDLIQRVTSNDASKLTAGKAQYSCLPNEEGGIVDDLLVYCIEENKVYMLVVNASNIEKDWNWISKFNTKGVDMQNISDRTCLLAIQGPNATSMLQSLTSTDLVNLKYYTFAKGEFAGVSNVIISATGYTGAGGIEIYFEDKDDNADKIWDAIFAVGGPKGLKPIGLGARDTLRLEMGFCLYGNDIDDSTSPLEAGLGWITKFTKEFTARSIFEAQKAAGLKQKLVGFEMVDKGIPRHDYEIKDANGQVIGRVTSGTQSPSMQKAVGLGYVQTPFAALDSEIFVAVRDKLLKAKVVKVPFLS, encoded by the coding sequence ATGAAGAACACACCATTTACAAACAAACACATAGCGCTGGGCGCTAAGATGGCAGCCTTCGCAGGTTACAACATGCCTATCTCTTACACTGGTATCAATGATGAGCATTTGGCAGTACGCACGAATGCCGGGGTATTTGACGTCAGCCATATGGGTGAGTTCATGTTAAAAGGGGAGCATGCGCTGGATCTGATTCAACGGGTAACCAGTAATGATGCCTCCAAACTGACGGCTGGAAAAGCACAATATAGCTGTCTGCCTAATGAAGAAGGTGGTATTGTGGATGACCTCCTGGTGTACTGCATCGAGGAAAATAAGGTATATATGCTGGTGGTAAATGCCAGCAACATCGAAAAAGACTGGAACTGGATCAGCAAATTCAATACAAAAGGTGTGGACATGCAGAACATTTCTGACCGCACCTGTCTGCTGGCTATTCAGGGTCCTAACGCTACGAGCATGCTGCAATCCCTGACCAGTACAGACCTTGTAAACCTGAAATACTACACTTTCGCGAAAGGTGAATTTGCTGGTGTGTCCAATGTGATCATCAGTGCTACAGGTTATACCGGTGCTGGTGGTATTGAGATCTATTTTGAAGATAAAGACGATAATGCAGACAAGATCTGGGATGCCATCTTCGCGGTGGGTGGTCCTAAAGGTCTGAAACCTATTGGTCTGGGAGCAAGAGATACCCTGCGACTGGAAATGGGCTTCTGTCTGTATGGCAATGATATTGACGACAGTACTTCTCCGCTTGAAGCAGGGCTGGGATGGATCACGAAATTTACAAAAGAATTTACGGCTCGTAGTATCTTTGAAGCGCAAAAGGCTGCCGGTTTGAAACAGAAACTGGTAGGTTTTGAAATGGTTGACAAGGGCATTCCCCGTCATGACTATGAGATCAAGGATGCCAATGGTCAGGTCATAGGCCGCGTTACTTCTGGTACACAATCGCCTTCTATGCAGAAAGCGGTAGGTCTGGGCTATGTTCAAACACCTTTTGCCGCGCTGGATTCCGAGATCTTTGTAGCTGTAAGGGATAAGCTATTGAAAGCCAAGGTGGTGAAAGTACCGTTCTTAAGCTAA
- a CDS encoding 2-phosphosulfolactate phosphatase has translation MSKEETQLPSLEVCLSPALLHLHEIKGSIVVIIDVLRATSTICTALYNGADRVIPVATVPDCIHIGAELGAITAGERDGRVAEGLEHGNSPFEYTREFIGGKTLVLTTTNGTKLLHMAKDAEQIITGSFPNLSAVCDYLIAQKRPVILGCAAWKDKVNLEDTLFAGAVISRIKEHFIINDDAALAAEMLYTSNKDNIQEMMTQASHYKRLAKFGLQKDIQYCLTPDGANVLPLYKNGELVIVK, from the coding sequence ATGAGCAAAGAAGAAACACAGTTACCATCTTTAGAAGTATGTTTATCGCCTGCTTTACTGCACCTGCATGAGATAAAAGGTAGTATTGTAGTGATTATCGATGTTTTGAGAGCCACATCCACCATTTGTACAGCACTGTACAATGGCGCTGACAGGGTAATACCGGTAGCCACTGTGCCGGATTGTATCCATATCGGCGCCGAACTGGGCGCTATCACTGCCGGTGAAAGAGACGGCCGGGTAGCTGAAGGTCTGGAGCATGGTAATTCACCTTTTGAATACACCCGCGAGTTTATCGGGGGCAAAACACTGGTGCTCACTACTACCAATGGCACCAAGCTGTTGCATATGGCTAAGGATGCGGAACAGATCATTACGGGTTCTTTCCCTAACCTCTCTGCGGTGTGCGATTACCTGATTGCGCAAAAGCGTCCCGTGATACTGGGTTGCGCTGCCTGGAAGGATAAGGTGAACCTGGAAGATACACTCTTTGCCGGTGCTGTGATCAGTCGTATTAAGGAGCACTTCATTATTAATGATGATGCTGCCCTGGCTGCTGAAATGCTGTATACCTCCAACAAGGATAATATCCAGGAAATGATGACCCAGGCATCGCATTACAAGCGTCTGGCGAAGTTTGGTCTGCAAAAAGACATTCAGTATTGCCTGACTCCCGACGGGGCAAATGTGCTTCCGCTTTATAAAAATGGAGAGTTGGTAATTGTAAAATAA